The DNA segment CGTTCGCTCTGGCTGCAGCAGAGGCAACCGATCTCATCCCCCATGACGAGTTGAGGGCGTATCGGAAAGCATGGGAAAAGGGAGACGTCATTGCACTGGCTGCCACCGTTGCCGCCAATAGCCCCGACTTGCTCACATACACACATGAAGCTATTCGATATGTAACCGAGCCGATTGCGCACCTGATTGGGCTTACAGCCACAGACACTAACTGGAAAGGTTCTGAAGAGGATCTCTATGCATTTATCGCCGAGATGCTCAAGCCCACCGCAGACCAGATCGTGAGTGACATTTTGATCAGGGGTGCCAGAGCCGCCATGCAGGCTTGGATCGGCACAGGTGAAGATTCTTTTAATGGAATTCTTGGCATCACCAACCAGTACATACTCGACAGGGTGCAAACTCAGGCTGCCCGTAACAGAGGCTACTACGAACAGCTCGCTTTGGATAATGCTCTCACCGTTCTTAAAAACGCAGATCACATCTCCACAAAGTGGAGAGCCGGAGCGAAAATCCTCCTGTCTTTCTTCGATGAGACATACTTTGAAAGCAGCGTCGTTCGGGCCGATTTCGTATCTGGCATAGTTGCCATGGTCCAGGAAAAGGCACTCTTCTTCCCTGCGCGAGAGTTCTCGGCTTTCATTGCCTGGGATGGAGCTATCGACACCTTTGAGCGTATGGACTCTGAAGGCAAACTGTTCGGCAGGGCCGCATAATCAACGAGCGCCAGGAGAGGCTTTCCAAGCTTCTCCTGGTACTCCGCAGGACAAGGAAAACCTACCTCAATTCACTCGAACAGAATTGGAGACAAGAAAATGAAGAATAATTATAAAGATATATCCAACGAAAGCCAACCCCACCCAACCCAATACGCGGCAAACGACAAACCGCTTTTACCAACTTTACCAACTTCCAAAATCGCTACGAAAAAAGCTTCTCTTGAAGCGGCCCCGACCTCGTCCGACTCTGGTAATCCGGCTAAGACCAATGCTGACGCAGATAAATTCGTACAGACCATCTTTGACGACGGCCTTACGCACCCCAAGGACATCGTGAGGCTTGAAGAAATGAACCACGAGTTTTTTGTTGCCCGGCACAATGGTAAAGTGGGAGTCATACAGGAAACCACCAACGAGAACAGCCAGACCGAAATCGTCCCGCTGACCGACCGCGAGCTGATGCTGCTCAAATCTCATGAGACTGTCAGACAGGTGAAGGGCTACGACAAAAACCACATGCCTAAGTATAAAAATGTACGGATTGCGGAAGCATGGCTCAACTGGAAATACCGACGCACATATGACTCTACGGTTTTCCGTCCCGGTGGCTTGAACGAGGAGGAAGCCAAGCGGTTCTACAACCTGTTTCGCGGCTTTGAGGTGACGCCTGTTAAAGGTAAGTTCCCGAAGATCGAACACCACCTCAAGGAAGTATGGTGCAAGGGAAACTGGCGGCACTACAGGTACCTCACCAACTGGTTCGCCCACCTGCTCCAGTTCCCCATGGACAAGGCCAAAGTCGCACTCGTGATCAAGGGCGGCAAGGGCTCGGGTAAATCCACCATCTTTGAAGGTATCTTCGAGCGAATCCTGGGAGCCGCATACTGCAAGGTAGACAGGCCCGAACAGGTCACGGGAAAGTTTAACGCCCACCAGCGCGGCAAGCTCCTGCTGGTCCTTGAAGAGGCTGTCTGGGCCGGAGACAAGGCAGCAGAAGGCGCACTCAAGAGCATGATCACCGATAGAAAGACCATGATCGAACCCAAGGGCGTTGACGCCTACCAGGAGGACTCCTACTTCCGTCTGGCTTTCGTCTCCAACGAGCGTCGAGCCGTCCCCGCTACTGCTGACGAGCGGCGATACTTCGCCCTGTCCGTATCCGGCGACAAGGCCATGAACATCGACTACTTCCGTGACCTGTGGGAGGAAATCGAAAACGGCGGCGTGGAAGCCTTCATGTACCACCTGCTGAACTGGAACGTGGATAAAGTGGAACTGTTGAACCCGCCTCTGACCGAAGCCCTGTTCGAGGATATCTACGAGTCTTTCAGCGCATTCGAAAAATGGGTGTACGAGTTGCTCCACGACGAAGATGCCATTGACTGGGGAAAACCCGTTCGAACCAAGGACCTCTACGACAACTACAAAGGATGGTACGAGGAAGCTTGTGGGCTTGGCAGCTTCCTCAAGGGAGGACAGATCTCCGGCCAGGGTAAGATGCGGTCGGTGGCCGAAGCGTTCTTCTCCGCCTCTCACAGAAAAATCGGCGGGCAGTCTCACCTGGAGATGCCGACCATGAAGAATGCTCGCAAGATTTTCGAATCCAAGGTCAAGGCCGTGGTCATGTGGCGTGACGAAATGGGCAATGAACGCATCCCCGGCAACCGTTTGGCTCCTTCTGCCAGTCAGGTCCACGACAAGGACGCAGTTGATTGGTTTTATGAAGAAGAAATGAAGCCTGCTCCTAGCCAGCACTTCAACATCAGCAGCAACGACTGGTTCTTCCAGAACGAGATTGCCTCCGTGCATACAGACGACTAGCAACAAAAAGGGCGTCCAGGTCTTCACCTGGACGCCCTATCCACCTTCAAATACTAGCTAATCAACCTTCCTGCACGTATCCATTCTTAATAATGGCCTTCATGATGACGAGCCAGTCAGCGGGCGTCACCATGCGCCAATCCTCCTGGGAGTATCGGTCGGTCTGGTACGTCTCGTTCATGTAGAC comes from the Pseudodesulfovibrio piezophilus C1TLV30 genome and includes:
- a CDS encoding DUF5906 domain-containing protein; its protein translation is MKNNYKDISNESQPHPTQYAANDKPLLPTLPTSKIATKKASLEAAPTSSDSGNPAKTNADADKFVQTIFDDGLTHPKDIVRLEEMNHEFFVARHNGKVGVIQETTNENSQTEIVPLTDRELMLLKSHETVRQVKGYDKNHMPKYKNVRIAEAWLNWKYRRTYDSTVFRPGGLNEEEAKRFYNLFRGFEVTPVKGKFPKIEHHLKEVWCKGNWRHYRYLTNWFAHLLQFPMDKAKVALVIKGGKGSGKSTIFEGIFERILGAAYCKVDRPEQVTGKFNAHQRGKLLLVLEEAVWAGDKAAEGALKSMITDRKTMIEPKGVDAYQEDSYFRLAFVSNERRAVPATADERRYFALSVSGDKAMNIDYFRDLWEEIENGGVEAFMYHLLNWNVDKVELLNPPLTEALFEDIYESFSAFEKWVYELLHDEDAIDWGKPVRTKDLYDNYKGWYEEACGLGSFLKGGQISGQGKMRSVAEAFFSASHRKIGGQSHLEMPTMKNARKIFESKVKAVVMWRDEMGNERIPGNRLAPSASQVHDKDAVDWFYEEEMKPAPSQHFNISSNDWFFQNEIASVHTDD